Within the Pseudoxanthomonas sp. Root65 genome, the region CGGGCTGGCGCTGAAGTGCGACATCCGCGAGGAGGACGAAGTGAAGGCGGCGATGGCCGCCACCGCCGACGCCTTCGGCGGCATCGACATCCTGGTCAACAACGCCAGCGCCATCTGGCTGGCCGGCGCGCTGGACACGCCGATGAAGCGCTTCGACCTGATGCAGCAGGTCAACGCGCGCGGCAGCTTCCTGTGCGCGCAGGCCGTGCTTCCTTACCTCAAGCAGGCGGCCAACCCGCACATCCTGACGCTGGCGCCGCCGCCCACGCTCGACCCAAAGTGGTGGGCGCCGCATACCGGCTACACGCTGGCGAAGATGGGCATGAGCTTCGTCACGCTGGGACTGGCCGGCGAGTTCGGTCCGCAGGGCATCGCAGTCAATGCGCTGTGGCCGCGCACCATCATCGCCACCGATGCGTTGAACATGATTCCAGGCGTCGAGATCCCGCGCTGCCGCACGCCGCAGATCGTCGC harbors:
- a CDS encoding NAD(P)-dependent oxidoreductase; protein product: MTTLAGKTLFITGASRGIGLAIALRAARDGANVAIAAKSSVPNPKLPGTIHTAAQAVNEAGGRGLALKCDIREEDEVKAAMAATADAFGGIDILVNNASAIWLAGALDTPMKRFDLMQQVNARGSFLCAQAVLPYLKQAANPHILTLAPPPTLDPKWWAPHTGYTLAKMGMSFVTLGLAGEFGPQGIAVNALWPRTIIATDALNMIPGVEIPRCRTPQIVADAAHAVLVREARGFHGQFLIDEDVLREAGVNDFAPYAVDPSQSLLPDLFL